DNA sequence from the Ruminococcus albus 7 = DSM 20455 genome:
ACCAAAAGACAAAGTGTAAAAATGGAGGAATAACATGAATATCAAAAAAATAACAGCTTTGCTCTCTGCTATGGCGATCTGCGCTAATACCGCTGTATGTGTTTCCGCTGAAGAAAACAGGGTCTATAATGTCCGCAGTGTGATCTCCAGCGAAGAATTCGATTATCAGTCATGGAACTGGGATTATATTTCCGAAGGCACAAATACCGTGACTCTTATATCCCCTAAGGACAGCAAGGGAGAGTATTCCGGCTTGAAGGGTATCGGTATGCTGGCTATAGACCTGGAAGACTGCTATTTTGATATAGGTACTGTCAGGGTCGATTCCATTAAAGTTGACGGCAGACATCTTGATTTTGATCCCTCTGCAATAGTGTACGGCGCAAATGACGGCGAGGATAACGATAATTTCCGCATCGAGCTGTTCAATAGCTTTGGCGAAACAAAGGATCGTCCTCCTTTCGATGCTTCTTCAGTAAATGTAAATGAAAAGGTGGAAGTCACTTTCACGTTCAGTACCGAGGGCTACAGCGGCGGAACCCGCGAGTTCAGCGGAAGTGTTGTAGAAAAGAAAAAGTCCAATAGCCCACAGCCAATTACCGGCTTCAATGTTAAGATAGGCAGGTATACCGAAAACCGCTCACCTGTATTTGACAGCAGTATCAAGTGCGATATCACCGGAAATAAATTTACTGCTGATCTTGAGCGAGGACACTATGATGTCTCCATAAGCAAGGAGGGCTATGTTGAAAGGGTCATCAGGAATGTTCCTGCCGGCAAACGTGTTCCCTCTGAACTCAGCAATGTTGATCTGAGAGTGTTCGGCGATATAAACGGCGACGGTGCTATAAACGTTACTGATATCTCTTCGGCAGCAGCGTATGTCAAGCGTGCGAAGTCATTCAGTGAAGAGTATCAGTCCAAAGTTGCGGACTGTTCACATGACGGCAAGGTGAATGTTGCGGATATTTCAGCGATTGCGGCTGCTGTTAAGGGCGTCAGAAAAATAAAATAAAAAAATTGAAAAAAAGACTTGACAAATCAGGTTTTATAGTGTATAATATATAAGTCGGTTGACGAGAGTACTCAAAACGACCGACTGTTAGCTGCTATGGCTCAGGTGGTAGAGCACATCCTTGGTAAGGATGAGGTCCCCAGTTCGAATCTGGGTAGCAGCTCTTTTATATGACCGATATCCGTGAGGGTATCGGTTGTTTTTTTGCCTTGAGCAGTGATATGATAATAAAAGTCCCGCATCATATACATGATACGGGACTTAATAAATATCAAGCGCAGATGGAGAGATTTGAACTCTCGCGACGGTATTCCCGCCCTACCGCATTTCGAGTGCGGACCCTTCAGCCACTTGGGTACATCTGCGTACTGTTCAGAACAGCTTATTTATTATAGCACACTTTTTCAAAAAAATCAAGGGGTTTACGAAATTTTTTCTGTGCAACCATTAATATGAATTGACAACCGCCTGCTGTGATGATATAATCAAATTGTATACTGTCTGACTCAGTACAGAAAAATTCGTGCAGATATATTATAGGAGGAAGATGAGTGAAGCTTTCAAAATATATAAGACCCTACCTGCTGTTCGTGCTCCTTGCACCGTTCTGTATGGTTGGTGAGGTATTTATGGACCTTCTACAGCCCAAGCTCATGTCAAAAATAGTCGATGACGGAGTTCTCGCAAGCAACTACGGACTCATAATCAGGACCGGTATAATCATGCTGTGTACCATCATATTCGGAGGTATCTGTGGTTCAGCATCTGCGTTTTTCGCAGGCTGTGCCTCTCAGGGCTTTTCGCGCGGTGTGAGGAATGACCTCTTCAGAAGGGTCATGGGTCTTTCATTCCAGCAAACTGATAAATTCACAACAGGTTCCCTTGTTACCAGGATAACTGCCGATGTTACGGCTGTCCAGCAGATGGTGGATTTTCTTATCCGTGGATTTGTCCGTAATATAATAATGTTCATAGGCGGCATAATCATGATGCTTAACCTTGCAAAAAGCTTTGGCATGATAATCGCAGTGGCACTGCCTGTCGAGGCAGCTATAGTCATATTCATAATGCTCCGCGCGAACCCTCTGTATGCCATAGTCGCAGGGCGGCTTGACAGTGTCAATTCAGTCATGCAGGAGAATGTCACAGGTGCAAGAGTTATCAAGGCATATGTCCGCGAAAAGCATGAGCAGCAGCGATTTGAAGGCGCTAATATGGGGCTCACCGAAGCCAACCTGAAGGTTCAGGAGCTCATGGCACTGCTGTCGCCGCTTCTCATGGTGATAATGAATCTCTCTGTCATAGCCGTCATATATATAGGCGGCTGGCAGGTGCAGGCTAAGAAGATGGAAGTAGGTGAGGTCATGGCTGCCATAACCTACCTCACATATGTGCTGCACGGCATAATGATGATATCCATGATGTTCCAGACAATGGCAAGGGCAGGTGCATCCGCAAAGCGTATCAGTGAGGTGCTTGATACAGAGCCTGTCATAAAGGACGGCGACAAAAGCTTTGCTAGTACTAAAAAAGGTACAGTTACTTTCAGGAACGTCACTTTCGCTTATCCCACTTCAAGCGGTGAACCTGTACTGACAGATATCGACCTGGATATCAGGGCAGGGGAGAACATAGCGATACTCGGTGCAACAGGCTCGGGAAAATCCTCCCTGGTCAATCTTATACCCCGTTTCTATGACCCCGATAATGGCGAGGTGCTGGTTGACGGCATAAACGTCAGGGAATATAAGCTCGATGAGCTCCGCCGACGTGTGGGTATAGTTCTGCAGAAGAGCGAGCTTTTCTCTGCCACCGTTGCCGAGAATATCCGTTGGGGCGATGATGATGCGACGGATGAAGATGTCATCAAAGCCGCAAGTATAGCACAGGCGGATGAATTCATAAGCCGTATGCCCGATGGCTATGAAAGCATCATAGCTGAAAAAGGCGCATCACTTTCAGGCGGACAGAAACAGCGTATGTCCATAGCAAGGGCTGTACTGAAGAAGCCCGATATACTTATATTTGATGATTCCACTTCAGCACTCGACCTCGGCACCGAGGCAAAGCTGCGTGAAAATCTCAGGAAAGAACTGAAAGGAACGACTGTTATAACTATAGCTCAGCGTATCGCCAGTGTGAAAAACTGCGACAGGATAGTTGTCCTCGACCGCGGCAGGATAGTTGGCTGCGATACCCATGACGAACTTCTCCGCAGCTGTGAGGTCTATAAGGATATCTACAGTTCACAGGTAAAAACACAGGGAGGTGAAGTGTAATGCCTCCTATGCCCCAGAATCCCAATAACAAGCAGCAGCCGGGCGGAAGACATGCTGCACTGATAAATGCCGAAAAACCCAAGAACGCCCGATTGACTCTGGCAAAACTGCTGAGATATATAGGAAAGAGCAGATACCTTTTCTTCGTGCTTATGGCTGTCATGCTCGTGATGACCCTGCTGGGTCTTGCCGCACCGTATATACAGCAGATAGCAATAGACTGCATAACACTTGATAAAAAGAAGCTCGATGTTGACACCGGAAGGCTCGTTAAAATACTCATTGTGCTTGGCATTGTATATCTGCT
Encoded proteins:
- a CDS encoding dockerin type I repeat-containing protein: MNIKKITALLSAMAICANTAVCVSAEENRVYNVRSVISSEEFDYQSWNWDYISEGTNTVTLISPKDSKGEYSGLKGIGMLAIDLEDCYFDIGTVRVDSIKVDGRHLDFDPSAIVYGANDGEDNDNFRIELFNSFGETKDRPPFDASSVNVNEKVEVTFTFSTEGYSGGTREFSGSVVEKKKSNSPQPITGFNVKIGRYTENRSPVFDSSIKCDITGNKFTADLERGHYDVSISKEGYVERVIRNVPAGKRVPSELSNVDLRVFGDINGDGAINVTDISSAAAYVKRAKSFSEEYQSKVADCSHDGKVNVADISAIAAAVKGVRKIK
- a CDS encoding ABC transporter ATP-binding protein; this translates as MKLSKYIRPYLLFVLLAPFCMVGEVFMDLLQPKLMSKIVDDGVLASNYGLIIRTGIIMLCTIIFGGICGSASAFFAGCASQGFSRGVRNDLFRRVMGLSFQQTDKFTTGSLVTRITADVTAVQQMVDFLIRGFVRNIIMFIGGIIMMLNLAKSFGMIIAVALPVEAAIVIFIMLRANPLYAIVAGRLDSVNSVMQENVTGARVIKAYVREKHEQQRFEGANMGLTEANLKVQELMALLSPLLMVIMNLSVIAVIYIGGWQVQAKKMEVGEVMAAITYLTYVLHGIMMISMMFQTMARAGASAKRISEVLDTEPVIKDGDKSFASTKKGTVTFRNVTFAYPTSSGEPVLTDIDLDIRAGENIAILGATGSGKSSLVNLIPRFYDPDNGEVLVDGINVREYKLDELRRRVGIVLQKSELFSATVAENIRWGDDDATDEDVIKAASIAQADEFISRMPDGYESIIAEKGASLSGGQKQRMSIARAVLKKPDILIFDDSTSALDLGTEAKLRENLRKELKGTTVITIAQRIASVKNCDRIVVLDRGRIVGCDTHDELLRSCEVYKDIYSSQVKTQGGEV